A window from Pyrococcus yayanosii CH1 encodes these proteins:
- the trxB gene encoding thioredoxin-disulfide reductase: MFSLGALSKGATDESKVWDVIIIGAGPAGYTAAIYAARFGLDTAIISKDLGGNMALTDLVENYPGFPDGISGAELSKRMYEHVRKYGVGVIFDEVVRIDQTECAYYEGPCQFIVKTKNDKSYRAKAVIIAVGAEPRKLNVPGEREFTGRGVSYCATCDGPLFVGKEVIVVGGGNTALQEALYLHSIGVKVTLVHRREEFRADKILQDRFREAKIPMILNTVVTEIKGKDKVEAVVLKNVKTGETFEKKVNGVFIFIGYEPKTDFVKHLGITDEYGYIKVDMHMRTKVPGIFAAGDVTNVFKQIVVAVGQGAIAANSAKEFLESWGGKVIE; the protein is encoded by the coding sequence ATGTTCAGCTTGGGAGCCCTATCGAAGGGTGCCACCGATGAGAGCAAGGTTTGGGATGTCATAATAATAGGAGCAGGTCCGGCAGGCTACACCGCCGCAATATATGCGGCGCGCTTTGGTTTGGATACGGCGATAATAAGCAAGGACCTTGGTGGCAACATGGCCCTGACAGACCTCGTAGAGAACTATCCGGGATTCCCGGATGGCATAAGCGGTGCAGAGCTCTCGAAGAGGATGTACGAGCACGTCAGGAAGTATGGCGTTGGCGTGATATTCGACGAGGTAGTTCGCATAGATCAGACGGAGTGCGCTTACTACGAAGGCCCTTGTCAGTTCATCGTGAAGACAAAGAATGACAAATCCTACAGGGCTAAGGCTGTAATCATAGCCGTTGGTGCGGAACCTCGGAAGCTCAACGTACCGGGAGAGAGGGAGTTCACGGGCAGGGGCGTCTCTTACTGCGCAACCTGCGATGGTCCGCTCTTCGTGGGTAAGGAGGTCATAGTCGTCGGCGGTGGAAATACCGCCCTTCAAGAGGCGTTATACCTCCACAGCATTGGCGTCAAGGTTACGCTCGTACACAGGAGGGAGGAGTTCAGGGCCGATAAGATACTACAAGACAGATTCAGGGAGGCAAAAATACCCATGATACTGAACACTGTCGTCACGGAGATAAAAGGAAAGGACAAGGTCGAAGCCGTCGTCCTGAAGAACGTCAAGACGGGGGAAACCTTCGAGAAGAAAGTCAATGGAGTCTTCATATTCATAGGCTACGAGCCCAAGACGGACTTCGTCAAGCACCTTGGCATAACGGACGAGTACGGCTACATAAAAGTAGATATGCACATGCGCACCAAGGTTCCCGGCATTTTTGCGGCCGGCGATGTAACCAACGTCTTCAAGCAGATAGTCGTTGCGGTGGGTCAGGGGGCTATAGCAGCGAACTCGGCCAAGGAGTTTCTTGAAAGCTGGGGTGGAAAGGTTATCGAATGA